A portion of the Syntrophaceae bacterium genome contains these proteins:
- the ilvC gene encoding ketol-acid reductoisomerase: MAKLNIGGVVEEVITSEDFTLDKAREVLKDEVVASIGYGVQGQGQSLNLRDNGIRVIIGQRQGTATWDKAVQDGWKPGETLFDLEEAARRGTIIQYMLSDAGQKALWPKLKPHLTKGKALYFSHGFSVVYKEQTGVIPPPDIDVILVAPKGAGRTVRRNYLAGSGINSSFAVFQDATGRARDRALALGIAIGSGYLFPTTFEHEVWSDLTGERGVLMGCLAGVMEAQYNVLRKHGHSPSEAFNETVEELTQSLMPLVAENGMDWMYANCSTTAQRGALDWKNRFRDAVAPVFDELYDRVVSGKETAIVLEANSAPDYRERLERELGQMRNSEMWQAGAVVRSLRPERRKK, encoded by the coding sequence ATGGCAAAGCTCAACATCGGCGGGGTGGTCGAGGAGGTCATCACCTCGGAGGATTTCACCCTGGACAAGGCCCGCGAGGTTCTCAAGGACGAGGTGGTGGCCAGCATCGGTTACGGCGTCCAGGGGCAGGGCCAGTCCCTGAACCTGAGAGACAACGGCATCCGCGTGATCATCGGTCAGCGGCAGGGAACGGCCACCTGGGACAAGGCCGTCCAGGACGGATGGAAGCCGGGCGAGACGCTCTTTGACCTCGAGGAGGCGGCGCGACGGGGCACCATCATCCAGTACATGCTCTCCGACGCGGGCCAGAAGGCTCTCTGGCCGAAGCTGAAGCCTCACCTGACGAAAGGCAAGGCCTTGTATTTCTCCCACGGGTTTTCCGTCGTCTACAAGGAGCAGACGGGGGTCATCCCGCCGCCAGACATCGACGTGATCCTGGTCGCCCCGAAGGGCGCAGGGCGCACGGTGCGGCGGAACTACCTGGCCGGAAGCGGCATCAATTCCAGTTTTGCCGTCTTCCAGGACGCAACGGGCAGGGCCCGGGACAGGGCCCTGGCGCTCGGCATTGCCATCGGCTCGGGGTACCTCTTCCCGACGACGTTCGAGCACGAGGTCTGGAGCGACCTGACGGGGGAGCGGGGCGTGCTGATGGGGTGCCTCGCCGGGGTCATGGAGGCCCAGTACAACGTGCTGCGGAAACACGGGCACAGCCCGAGCGAGGCCTTCAACGAGACCGTCGAGGAGCTCACCCAGAGCCTCATGCCGCTGGTGGCCGAAAACGGCATGGACTGGATGTACGCCAACTGCAGCACCACCGCACAGCGCGGCGCGCTGGACTGGAAAAACCGCTTCCGGGACGCCGTGGCCCCCGTGTTCGACGAGCTTTACGACCGGGTCGTTTCCGGCAAGGAAACGGCAATCGTTCTGGAGGCGAACAGCGCCCCGGATTACCGGGAGCGGCTCGAGCGGGAGCTCGGGCAGATGCGCAACTCCGAGATGTGGCAGGCGGGCGCCGTGGTCCGCTCCCTGAGGCCGGAACGGAGAAAAAAATAG
- the ilvN gene encoding acetolactate synthase small subunit, with protein MEKRENVISILVNNKPDVLARVAGTLGGKGYNIESLCVDVTVNPDVSKIILTTIGTKATIQKIEAQLARLIDVIKVENLTDVETVKRELALIRMTLTADNKNELIRKINQLNCKILTFNSDHCVLEFRGSKAEVDKVLETLKPLGIDDVARTGIAALERKN; from the coding sequence ATGGAAAAGAGAGAAAACGTCATCTCCATTCTCGTCAACAACAAGCCTGACGTGCTGGCCCGCGTGGCGGGGACCCTGGGCGGCAAGGGGTACAACATCGAGTCGCTCTGCGTGGACGTCACGGTCAACCCCGACGTCTCCAAGATCATCCTCACGACGATCGGCACGAAGGCGACCATTCAGAAGATCGAGGCACAGCTCGCCCGCCTCATCGACGTCATCAAGGTCGAGAACCTCACCGACGTGGAGACGGTCAAGAGGGAACTGGCGCTGATCCGGATGACCCTCACGGCTGACAACAAGAACGAGCTGATCCGGAAGATCAATCAGCTCAACTGCAAGATCCTGACGTTCAACTCGGACCACTGCGTCCTGGAGTTCAGGGGGAGCAAGGCCGAGGTCGACAAGGTCCTCGAGACCCTGAAGCCGCTCGGAATCGACGACGTCGCCCGGACGGGCATCGCCGCCCTGGAACGGAAGAACTGA
- the ilvB gene encoding biosynthetic-type acetolactate synthase large subunit gives MKMKGTQILLECLKAEGVEVMFGYPGGAVIDIYDELHRNPAVKHILVRHEQAAVHAADGYARATGKVGVALATSGPGATNTVTGIATANMDSIPIVVFTGQVPTHLIGNDAFQECDITGITRPCTKHNYLVRNPDELASTIREAFHIARTGRPGPVLVDLPKNVIAAEVDYDPAKIRINATKLSLPPKPSSKKFVQMLEMLRASRRPVLLTGGGILLGKASDELRAFARRAKIPVTSTLMGLGAFPGSDPLFLGMPGMHGTYYANMAISHCDLLICIGARFDDRVTGKLDTFASNAQIIHIDVDPSSINKNIVVDLPIVSDAKSALENINRLLKDNNYAPTDAERKDWLEQIEAWKKKAPLAYCQDAEHIKPQCVIETLYELTKGKAIITTEVGQNQMWAAQFYRYDDPNTFISSGGLGTMGYGFPAALGVKLAFPDRIVVDIAGDGSIQMNIQEMATAMQYNIPVKIVLLNNGYLGMVRQWQELFYEKRYSNTDMTFQPDFVKVAEAYGWEAFRAKRPEEIRPVLEKGLFSNRPCLMDFQIAREECVYPMVRPGASISEMTLGTREMTN, from the coding sequence GTGAAAATGAAAGGAACCCAGATCCTGCTCGAGTGCCTGAAGGCGGAAGGCGTGGAGGTCATGTTCGGATACCCCGGCGGGGCCGTCATCGACATTTACGACGAGCTGCACCGCAACCCTGCCGTCAAGCACATCCTGGTCCGCCATGAACAGGCCGCCGTGCACGCCGCCGACGGCTACGCCCGCGCGACGGGTAAGGTCGGCGTGGCGCTGGCCACATCCGGCCCCGGGGCCACCAACACCGTGACGGGAATCGCCACGGCGAACATGGACTCCATTCCCATCGTCGTGTTCACGGGGCAGGTCCCGACGCACCTGATCGGCAACGACGCCTTCCAGGAGTGCGACATCACGGGCATCACCCGTCCCTGCACCAAGCACAACTACCTCGTCCGCAACCCCGACGAGCTGGCCAGCACCATCCGCGAGGCCTTCCACATCGCGCGGACGGGCCGCCCCGGGCCGGTGCTCGTCGATTTGCCGAAAAACGTCATCGCCGCCGAGGTGGACTACGACCCGGCGAAGATCCGGATCAACGCGACGAAGCTCTCGCTGCCGCCCAAGCCGTCGTCCAAGAAATTCGTGCAGATGCTGGAGATGCTGAGGGCCTCGAGGCGGCCCGTGCTGCTCACCGGCGGCGGGATCCTCCTGGGCAAGGCCTCGGACGAGCTGCGGGCCTTCGCCCGCCGCGCGAAGATCCCCGTCACCTCGACCCTCATGGGCCTCGGGGCCTTCCCGGGCTCGGACCCGCTCTTCCTGGGCATGCCGGGGATGCACGGCACCTACTACGCCAACATGGCCATCAGCCACTGCGACCTGCTGATCTGCATCGGCGCCCGCTTCGACGACCGGGTGACGGGCAAGCTCGACACCTTTGCCTCCAACGCGCAGATCATCCACATCGACGTGGACCCCTCGTCGATCAACAAGAACATCGTCGTGGACCTGCCCATCGTCAGCGATGCCAAGAGCGCCCTGGAAAACATCAACCGCCTGCTGAAGGACAACAACTACGCGCCCACCGACGCGGAGCGCAAGGACTGGCTGGAGCAGATCGAGGCGTGGAAAAAGAAGGCGCCCCTGGCCTACTGCCAGGACGCCGAGCACATCAAGCCCCAGTGCGTCATCGAGACGCTCTACGAGCTGACGAAGGGCAAGGCCATCATCACCACCGAGGTGGGCCAGAACCAGATGTGGGCGGCCCAGTTCTACCGCTACGACGACCCCAACACGTTCATCTCCTCGGGCGGGCTCGGGACGATGGGATACGGGTTCCCCGCGGCCCTCGGCGTCAAGCTCGCCTTTCCCGACCGGATCGTCGTGGACATCGCCGGCGACGGCAGCATCCAGATGAACATCCAGGAGATGGCCACGGCCATGCAGTACAACATCCCCGTGAAGATCGTCCTGCTCAACAACGGCTACCTCGGGATGGTCCGCCAGTGGCAGGAGCTCTTCTACGAGAAGCGATACTCCAACACGGACATGACCTTCCAGCCCGACTTCGTGAAGGTCGCCGAGGCCTACGGGTGGGAGGCCTTCCGGGCGAAGAGGCCCGAGGAGATCCGTCCCGTGCTCGAGAAGGGGCTCTTCAGCAACAGGCCCTGTCTCATGGACTTCCAGATCGCCCGCGAGGAGTGCGTCTACCCGATGGTGCGGCCGGGGGCCTCCATCAGCGAGATGACGCTCGGGACGCGGGAAATGACGAATTAG
- a CDS encoding PBP1A family penicillin-binding protein, giving the protein MIAVGLLAGLGAAGFIAWLIHESPSVDTLKDYRPSTTTRIYSDRGELIDSFYAEDRRVIPIAEVPDVVIKAFVAGEDARFFQHEGLDLIGILRAFVKNMLAGEIVQGGSTITQQVARSLYLSPERTFTRKIREAILAYKIDRYLKKEEILELYLNHIYLGHGAYGIEAASQSYFGKSARDLTLPEAALLAGLPKAPSRFSPYVNMERARQRQAYVLTRMQEDGYITPAARDLAMREPLKLISSKPREKIAPYFTENVRRYILEKYGSDALYREGLEVHTTLSVDLQKAANEAVERGLREMETREKFTPGELQGALLCMDARTGEIKAMVGGRDYKKSEFNRATQARRRPGSSFKPFVYTAAFDKGMTPATVILDAPIIFNDPVRGEWKPQNFEHKFFGPTTLRTALTFSRNVVTVKLLQELGLAYVIDYAHNMGIKSPLTRDLTLALGTSTVTLQEMVRGYGVLANGGRRVEPYFIRKIVDRNGHVLEEHAPQVEQAIDPRVAFLTTSVLQNVVQEGTGERVKAIGRPVAGKTGTTDDYVDAWFIGYTPSLVAGVWVGFDAEKTMGRSGVGGRAAAPIWLYFMEQALKGVPVEVFTAPEGVVFARIDPRTGLLAGPWTKDSVFESFLEGTAPREYSPPSGDEPASEPVRP; this is encoded by the coding sequence ATGATCGCCGTGGGGCTCCTGGCCGGCCTTGGTGCCGCGGGCTTCATCGCCTGGCTCATCCACGAGTCCCCGAGCGTGGACACTCTGAAAGACTACCGCCCGAGCACCACGACCCGGATCTACTCGGACAGGGGCGAGCTCATCGACTCCTTCTATGCCGAGGACCGGCGGGTCATCCCCATCGCCGAGGTCCCCGACGTGGTCATCAAGGCCTTCGTGGCCGGCGAGGACGCGCGTTTCTTCCAGCACGAGGGACTCGACCTGATCGGCATCCTGCGGGCCTTCGTCAAGAACATGCTCGCCGGCGAGATCGTCCAGGGCGGCAGCACCATCACCCAGCAGGTCGCCCGGTCGCTCTATCTCTCGCCGGAGCGGACCTTCACGCGCAAGATCCGGGAGGCGATCCTCGCGTACAAGATCGACCGTTACCTCAAGAAGGAGGAGATCCTCGAGCTCTACCTCAACCACATCTACCTCGGCCATGGGGCCTACGGGATCGAGGCGGCCTCGCAGAGCTACTTCGGGAAGTCCGCGCGCGACCTCACCCTGCCCGAGGCGGCCCTTCTGGCTGGCCTGCCGAAGGCGCCCAGCCGGTTCTCGCCCTACGTGAACATGGAGAGGGCACGCCAGCGCCAGGCCTACGTGCTCACCCGGATGCAGGAGGACGGCTACATCACCCCGGCGGCAAGGGACCTGGCGATGAGGGAGCCCTTGAAGCTCATCTCGTCGAAGCCCCGGGAGAAGATCGCCCCCTACTTCACGGAGAACGTGCGCCGCTACATCCTGGAGAAGTACGGCTCCGATGCCCTGTACCGCGAGGGGCTCGAGGTCCACACGACACTCAGCGTGGATCTGCAGAAAGCGGCCAACGAGGCCGTCGAGCGGGGCCTCCGGGAGATGGAGACACGGGAGAAGTTCACGCCGGGCGAGCTCCAGGGGGCCTTGCTTTGCATGGACGCCCGGACGGGCGAGATCAAGGCCATGGTGGGGGGACGGGACTACAAGAAGAGCGAGTTCAACCGGGCCACCCAGGCCCGGCGCCGCCCCGGGTCGTCGTTCAAGCCCTTCGTCTACACGGCCGCCTTCGACAAGGGGATGACGCCGGCGACGGTCATCCTCGATGCGCCCATCATCTTCAACGACCCCGTCCGCGGGGAATGGAAACCCCAGAATTTCGAGCACAAGTTCTTCGGGCCCACGACGCTCCGGACGGCGCTGACCTTCTCGCGCAACGTGGTGACCGTGAAGCTGCTCCAGGAACTGGGACTCGCCTACGTCATCGACTACGCCCACAACATGGGGATCAAGTCCCCGCTCACCCGGGATCTCACTCTGGCCCTCGGGACCTCGACGGTGACGCTGCAGGAGATGGTCCGCGGCTACGGGGTGCTGGCCAACGGCGGCAGGCGCGTGGAGCCCTACTTCATCCGGAAGATCGTGGACCGCAACGGCCACGTCCTCGAGGAGCATGCCCCCCAGGTGGAGCAGGCTATCGACCCCCGCGTGGCGTTCCTCACGACGTCGGTGCTGCAGAACGTGGTCCAGGAGGGTACGGGCGAACGGGTCAAGGCCATCGGGAGGCCCGTGGCCGGCAAGACGGGAACGACGGACGACTACGTCGACGCCTGGTTCATCGGCTACACCCCGTCGCTCGTGGCCGGGGTCTGGGTCGGCTTCGACGCGGAAAAGACGATGGGGCGATCCGGCGTCGGCGGCCGGGCCGCGGCGCCCATCTGGCTCTACTTCATGGAGCAGGCCCTGAAGGGAGTGCCCGTGGAGGTCTTCACTGCGCCCGAGGGGGTCGTCTTCGCCCGCATCGACCCCAGGACGGGCCTGCTGGCCGGCCCGTGGACGAAGGATTCCGTCTTCGAGAGCTTCCTGGAGGGCACGGCGCCCAGGGAGTACTCGCCCCCCTCGGGCGACGAGCCGGCCTCGGAGCCGGTGAGGCCCTAG
- the tatC gene encoding twin-arginine translocase subunit TatC has translation MTDPNEDKMPLTAHLEELRKRLVRSLIAVGVAFVACFFFKEDLFAIVARPLIRVLPPGSHLIYTGLPEAFFTYIKVSFYAGLFLASPVVLYQAWKFISPGLYPGERKFVAPFVATSTLLFVAGVCFGYFLVLPPAYSFFLEFSTDFLKPMLSMREYLTLTLKLLLAFGIIFEIPVFLFFMTKIGLVTPRKLARMRRYAIVVFFIVAALITPTPDAFTQSMMAIPMIILYEVGILVSKLAARRKDREDTETA, from the coding sequence ATGACCGACCCCAACGAAGACAAGATGCCCCTGACCGCCCACCTGGAGGAGCTGCGCAAGAGGCTCGTCCGGAGCCTGATTGCCGTGGGCGTCGCCTTCGTGGCCTGCTTCTTCTTCAAGGAAGACCTCTTCGCCATCGTCGCCCGCCCGCTCATCCGCGTGCTTCCGCCCGGCAGCCACCTGATCTACACGGGGCTGCCCGAGGCCTTCTTCACCTACATCAAGGTGTCCTTCTACGCGGGCCTGTTCTTGGCCAGCCCCGTCGTGCTCTACCAGGCCTGGAAATTCATCTCGCCGGGGCTCTACCCCGGGGAGCGCAAGTTCGTGGCCCCCTTCGTGGCGACCTCGACACTGCTGTTCGTCGCCGGGGTCTGCTTCGGGTACTTTCTCGTTCTGCCCCCGGCATACAGCTTTTTCCTGGAGTTCTCCACGGACTTTCTCAAGCCCATGCTTTCCATGCGGGAGTACCTCACGCTGACGCTTAAGCTGCTGCTTGCCTTCGGCATCATCTTCGAGATCCCCGTGTTCCTCTTCTTCATGACGAAGATCGGCCTGGTGACACCCCGCAAGCTCGCGCGGATGCGGCGATACGCGATCGTGGTCTTTTTCATCGTCGCCGCCCTCATCACCCCCACGCCGGACGCCTTCACGCAAAGCATGATGGCCATCCCCATGATCATCCTCTACGAGGTGGGCATCCTCGTTTCCAAGCTCGCAGCCCGGCGCAAAGACCGCGAGGACACTGAAACCGCCTGA
- the tatB gene encoding twin-arginine translocase subunit TatB — MFGIGMQELIIILIVALIFIGPKKLPDLAKALGKGVAQFKNAMDDVKGTFDEGIRKEVNQVKDSLLEDKKADKAPSTPADPYATAEEKKDKPA; from the coding sequence GTGTTCGGCATCGGCATGCAGGAACTGATCATCATCCTGATCGTGGCGCTCATCTTCATCGGGCCGAAGAAGCTGCCCGACCTGGCCAAGGCGCTTGGCAAGGGGGTCGCCCAGTTCAAGAACGCCATGGACGACGTCAAGGGCACCTTCGACGAGGGCATCCGGAAGGAAGTCAACCAGGTGAAGGACTCCCTCCTCGAGGACAAGAAGGCGGACAAGGCGCCGTCGACCCCCGCCGACCCCTATGCGACGGCGGAGGAAAAAAAAGACAAGCCGGCATAA
- a CDS encoding histone deacetylase produces MAAATGIVKDNRYLRHETGHYHPESPKRLEAIYKMLESPEMAGKFVEVKPRVALDEEIEMIHKHSYVKMIAQSAGKDHTYLDPDTEASAESYEVAKLAVGGFLNCIDGIVKGDLRNAFAFVRPPGHHAEENRAAGFCIFNNVAIGAMHAIKVHGMRRVLVVDWDLHHGNGTQKSFYEDPRVVYFSTHQYPYYPGTGGLQEIGRGDGQGFTVNVPLRAGPGNAEYVRIFRRVLQPLAFEYMPEIVLLSAGFDIYFRDPLGGMKVTPAGFGMLARVLMDIAEACCGGRFAAVLEGGYHLGGLTEGIKSVLDEMCGATRVTEADLQRVESEADASINRTIESVIGQIKPYWKCFQ; encoded by the coding sequence ATGGCCGCGGCCACTGGAATCGTAAAGGATAACCGGTACCTCCGTCACGAGACTGGACATTACCACCCCGAGTCCCCCAAGCGTCTCGAGGCGATCTACAAGATGCTCGAATCGCCCGAGATGGCCGGGAAATTCGTGGAGGTGAAGCCCCGGGTCGCCCTCGACGAAGAGATCGAGATGATCCACAAGCACTCGTACGTGAAGATGATCGCCCAGTCGGCGGGAAAGGACCACACCTACCTCGACCCCGACACGGAGGCCTCCGCCGAGTCCTACGAGGTGGCCAAGCTGGCCGTGGGCGGCTTTCTCAACTGCATCGACGGCATCGTGAAGGGTGATCTGCGCAACGCCTTCGCCTTCGTGCGGCCGCCCGGTCACCATGCCGAGGAGAACCGCGCGGCGGGCTTCTGCATCTTCAACAACGTGGCCATCGGGGCGATGCACGCCATCAAGGTCCACGGGATGAGGCGCGTCCTCGTCGTCGACTGGGATCTCCACCACGGAAACGGGACCCAGAAATCCTTTTACGAGGACCCCCGGGTCGTGTACTTCTCGACGCACCAGTACCCCTATTACCCCGGCACGGGGGGCCTCCAGGAGATCGGCCGGGGCGACGGCCAGGGCTTCACGGTCAACGTGCCCCTGAGGGCGGGCCCGGGCAATGCCGAGTACGTCCGGATCTTCCGCAGGGTGCTCCAGCCCCTGGCGTTCGAGTACATGCCCGAGATCGTGCTGCTCTCGGCGGGGTTCGACATCTACTTCCGGGACCCCCTGGGGGGCATGAAGGTGACCCCGGCGGGCTTCGGCATGCTCGCCCGCGTGCTGATGGACATCGCCGAAGCGTGCTGCGGCGGCCGGTTCGCCGCCGTCCTCGAGGGCGGCTATCACCTGGGGGGTCTCACGGAGGGGATCAAGTCAGTCCTCGACGAGATGTGCGGCGCCACCCGGGTGACGGAGGCGGATCTGCAGCGTGTCGAGAGCGAGGCCGATGCGTCCATCAACCGGACGATCGAGTCGGTAATCGGCCAGATCAAGCCGTACTGGAAATGTTTTCAATAA
- a CDS encoding transposase: MGPRYIKGDGRFYSLNVMDRFSHAVYLESQRTKADDPVAASLLRSWKAMGIPDFAQFDNELSFRGSNRYPRSFGIVIRLCLYYGVTPVFIPISEPWRNGDVERFNETYDKMFFRRQWFPSYEALKRQSKNFQRFHNRHHRYSCLGGKTPMEVLAASGYQPMRVPPNARVPRLEEIPEGTIILIRFIRSDRKLDIFGERFVVAKELVYSYVKAVIVTADHVLKVYLGKSWWRPSSIECLPKLGNNVLG; the protein is encoded by the coding sequence GTGGGGCCCCGGTATATCAAAGGCGACGGCCGGTTCTACTCGCTCAACGTGATGGATCGCTTCAGCCATGCGGTCTATCTCGAGTCGCAGCGAACCAAGGCCGATGACCCGGTGGCCGCCAGTCTCTTGCGGAGTTGGAAGGCCATGGGCATCCCGGACTTTGCCCAGTTCGACAACGAGCTGAGCTTCCGGGGCAGCAACCGTTATCCCCGATCCTTCGGGATCGTGATCCGGCTGTGTCTCTATTACGGGGTCACGCCGGTCTTTATCCCCATCAGCGAGCCTTGGCGAAACGGGGATGTGGAGCGGTTCAACGAGACCTACGACAAGATGTTCTTTCGCAGGCAGTGGTTCCCGAGCTACGAGGCCCTCAAGCGGCAAAGCAAAAACTTCCAGCGGTTCCATAACCGCCATCATCGGTACAGCTGCCTGGGCGGCAAAACCCCGATGGAGGTTCTGGCCGCCTCCGGCTACCAGCCCATGAGGGTGCCTCCCAATGCTCGGGTGCCCCGACTCGAAGAGATCCCCGAGGGGACCATCATCCTGATCCGGTTCATCCGCAGCGACCGGAAGCTGGATATCTTCGGGGAGCGGTTCGTCGTTGCCAAAGAGCTGGTCTACTCGTATGTCAAAGCCGTGATCGTCACTGCGGATCACGTTTTGAAAGTCTATCTCGGGAAGAGTTGGTGGAGGCCTTCGAGTATCGAATGCCTACCGAAACTTGGGAATAACGTCCTTGGGTAA
- the gatC gene encoding Asp-tRNA(Asn)/Glu-tRNA(Gln) amidotransferase subunit GatC, producing the protein MKITKEQVEYVAHLARLEFSEEEKEKFTTQLNDILLYMEKLNEVDTTGVEPETHAIAIQNAFREDIVRESLPHSLSLANAPSESGNCFRVPKVIE; encoded by the coding sequence TTGAAGATCACGAAGGAACAGGTCGAATACGTGGCGCACCTGGCGCGGCTCGAGTTCAGCGAGGAGGAGAAGGAGAAGTTCACCACCCAGCTCAACGACATCCTTCTCTACATGGAGAAACTCAACGAGGTGGACACGACGGGCGTCGAGCCCGAGACGCACGCCATCGCCATCCAGAACGCCTTCCGCGAGGACATCGTCCGCGAGTCCCTCCCCCACTCGCTCTCGCTGGCCAATGCCCCCTCCGAGAGCGGAAACTGCTTCCGGGTGCCGAAGGTGATCGAATAG